In Methanoregula sp., a single genomic region encodes these proteins:
- a CDS encoding alpha hydrolase, translating into MKAGVLYSGGKDSSLAAIMLGTYYEVELNTFVLDPLRQIPSLEAAAQALGFPLIKRVFREGLKDEMVDQVVSCGYPNDAINRIHHIAVETLSREYKVVGDGTRFNDRVPMLTRAEVQSLGNRTGCSYVRPLLGFVKAEVDRLVDRFLIVEYGETGTIRNGDYEAEIREAFRARGLDPAPLFPAHHDQSLVIGRKA; encoded by the coding sequence ATGAAAGCCGGCGTGCTCTACAGCGGCGGAAAGGACAGTTCCCTTGCAGCAATAATGCTGGGTACGTATTATGAGGTCGAACTCAATACGTTCGTGCTCGACCCACTCCGCCAGATCCCATCGTTGGAGGCTGCGGCACAGGCTCTGGGGTTTCCCCTGATAAAACGTGTGTTTCGTGAAGGACTGAAAGACGAGATGGTGGACCAGGTTGTGTCATGCGGGTACCCGAATGACGCGATCAACCGTATCCACCATATCGCGGTCGAAACCCTCAGCAGGGAGTATAAAGTCGTCGGTGACGGCACACGGTTCAATGACCGTGTCCCGATGCTGACCCGTGCTGAGGTGCAAAGCCTTGGAAACCGGACCGGGTGTTCGTATGTGCGACCCCTGTTGGGCTTTGTCAAGGCGGAAGTCGATCGTCTGGTGGACCGGTTTCTCATCGTGGAATACGGGGAGACCGGGACCATCCGGAACGGTGATTACGAGGCCGAGATAAGGGAGGCGTTCCGCGCACGCGGACTTGATCCCGCCCCCCTCTTCCCGGCACACCATGACCAGTCGCTGGTCATCGGGAGAAAGGCATAA
- a CDS encoding DNA-binding protein, translating to MGDDELSELRKRRMAQMQQQAGDQQAMQEDLERQERAKSQIQMLLMQVLEPDARERLNTIKLTKPEFVASVEQQLVSLAQSGRLKNKITDAQLKELLRQLAPARRDYSITRR from the coding sequence ATGGGAGACGACGAACTGAGTGAACTTCGCAAACGGCGAATGGCACAAATGCAGCAGCAGGCTGGCGATCAGCAGGCAATGCAGGAAGACCTTGAACGCCAGGAGCGGGCAAAGTCTCAGATACAGATGCTCCTCATGCAGGTTCTCGAGCCGGATGCCCGGGAACGATTAAACACCATCAAGCTGACCAAGCCGGAGTTTGTTGCTTCGGTGGAACAGCAGCTGGTATCTCTCGCCCAGAGCGGGAGACTCAAGAACAAGATCACGGATGCGCAGCTCAAAGAACTGCTCAGGCAGCTTGCGCCAGCGAGACGTGATTACTCGATCACACGACGATGA
- a CDS encoding 30S ribosomal protein S19e: MTTVYDVPADHIIRRVAEELKKRKEIVPPAWAAFAKTGVHKEMPPEDPDWWFTRAAAVLRRVYVDGPLGVERMRSFYGGKKNRGSRPNAFRKGSGSILRKSLQQLEAAGLIIHDKTGRKVSPAGMSFMDNLSHEVKITPPAPVPKRVVPVVEEPKKADAKKGKAKGGDKASEGADGAKTEKKAPKAKKADKSEAPK, encoded by the coding sequence ATGACAACAGTATACGATGTCCCCGCCGACCATATTATCCGAAGGGTCGCTGAGGAGCTCAAGAAGCGGAAGGAAATTGTCCCGCCGGCATGGGCTGCCTTTGCAAAGACCGGGGTACACAAAGAAATGCCGCCTGAAGATCCCGACTGGTGGTTCACCCGGGCAGCAGCAGTGTTGAGACGCGTCTATGTCGACGGCCCCCTGGGCGTCGAGAGGATGCGAAGCTTTTACGGTGGCAAAAAGAACCGTGGATCACGCCCGAATGCATTCCGCAAGGGCAGTGGATCAATCCTGAGAAAATCTCTCCAGCAGCTGGAAGCAGCAGGGTTGATCATCCACGACAAGACCGGCCGTAAAGTATCGCCAGCAGGCATGTCATTCATGGACAACCTGTCCCACGAGGTAAAGATTACCCCGCCGGCACCGGTACCAAAGCGTGTCGTGCCAGTTGTCGAAGAACCCAAGAAGGCAGATGCCAAGAAGGGGAAGGCAAAGGGTGGCGACAAGGCTTCAGAAGGCGCAGACGGTGCCAAGACCGAGAAGAAAGCACCCAAAGCCAAGAAAGCAGATAAATCTGAAGCCCCCAAGTGA
- a CDS encoding YhbY family RNA-binding protein produces the protein MSEEANKLMQDLKPTVWIGKQGCTETMIEEIVSQLKTRKMIKVKWLQSVEVDPEAIALQAHAKLVETRGRTMVLADKKMTIKK, from the coding sequence ATGTCGGAAGAAGCGAATAAACTGATGCAGGATCTCAAGCCAACCGTATGGATTGGCAAACAGGGCTGTACCGAAACGATGATCGAAGAGATCGTTTCCCAGCTCAAGACCAGAAAGATGATCAAGGTAAAATGGCTCCAGTCCGTAGAAGTCGATCCGGAAGCCATTGCCCTGCAGGCGCATGCGAAACTGGTGGAAACCCGGGGACGGACGATGGTGCTTGCAGATAAAAAAATGACCATAAAAAAATAA
- a CDS encoding ribonuclease P protein component 4: MKERSKTPVTKQIARERIVVLFEQARLAFAEFPDLSNRYVELARRIAMRQRIRIPQELRRQFCHHCYTYLVPGNNMRVRVHRGNVVVTCGACNKHTRYRVVKPHVGRSE, from the coding sequence ATGAAAGAGCGATCCAAAACACCCGTGACCAAGCAGATTGCACGGGAGCGTATTGTTGTCCTGTTTGAACAGGCACGGCTCGCATTTGCAGAGTTTCCGGACTTAAGCAACCGTTATGTGGAGCTCGCGCGCAGAATTGCCATGCGCCAGCGGATCCGGATCCCGCAGGAATTGCGCCGCCAGTTCTGCCATCACTGCTATACCTACCTCGTACCGGGAAACAATATGCGGGTGCGGGTGCACCGCGGCAATGTCGTGGTCACCTGTGGCGCCTGCAATAAACATACACGCTATCGTGTGGTGAAACCTCATGTCGGAAGAAGCGAATAA
- the purN gene encoding phosphoribosylglycinamide formyltransferase, which produces MKRIAVVASGRGSNFQAIIDAIKKGTIPAECVALITDNPKAYAIERAQKAGIPCRIIDYATFPSREVYERSLLASMQETGADLFVLAGYMRILGSSIVRAFPGRMINIHPALLPSFTGLHAQRQAVLHGVKVAGCTVHFVDESLDGGPIILQKCVPVLETDDEDALAERILEHEHVTFPEAIRLFCEDRLVIDGRKVRIL; this is translated from the coding sequence ATGAAACGCATTGCAGTGGTTGCATCGGGCAGGGGTTCAAATTTCCAGGCGATCATCGATGCGATAAAAAAAGGGACGATCCCTGCTGAATGCGTGGCATTGATTACGGATAACCCGAAAGCCTATGCCATAGAAAGGGCGCAGAAAGCCGGTATCCCGTGCAGGATCATCGATTACGCCACGTTTCCCTCGCGGGAAGTCTACGAGCGCTCCCTTCTCGCCTCCATGCAGGAGACAGGTGCGGATCTCTTTGTACTTGCCGGTTACATGCGTATTCTCGGCTCATCTATAGTAAGAGCGTTTCCGGGAAGGATGATCAATATCCATCCGGCCCTCCTGCCCAGTTTTACGGGTCTCCATGCCCAGCGGCAGGCGGTCCTGCATGGGGTAAAAGTGGCAGGCTGTACCGTGCATTTCGTTGACGAGAGCCTTGACGGGGGCCCCATCATTCTCCAGAAATGCGTGCCGGTGCTGGAAACGGACGATGAGGATGCACTGGCGGAACGGATCTTAGAGCACGAGCACGTCACGTTCCCGGAAGCGATCCGGCTCTTCTGCGAGGACCGGCTTGTGATTGACGGGCGGAAGGTCCGGATTCTTTGA
- a CDS encoding hemolysin family protein: MIQDALEILLFIICILLSAFFSSSEVALISIHRAKVRTLVNEGKPGSQAVAALKESPEHLLITILIGNNIVNVAAASLATAIAIQMFGDLGVGIATGFVVIVLLVFGEIGPKIYAAHASDSFALMVAPVILFLSRLFTPIIWVVERVSPKLGIGKEFAEPVVTEEEIKEWIDVGKEEGTIEQGEQDMLYSVLEFADTTAREIMTPRVNVILMEDTVSFEEAIRIFNETGFSRIPVFHEQIDNITGILNVKDVFSAMVSRRKDSAIKEVMYDPMFVPETQKIDDLLKELQVHRVQMAVVIDEYSSFVGIVTVEDILEELVGDIMDEYDKEEPEVQELAPGVYVVDAQTWVEDINERMHLTLPTDETYETIGGLIIDRLGHLPKHPGEKVDIAIGNGVTLVVMQMHGRRIVKVKIVVHPEPQDAKRNE; this comes from the coding sequence ATGATCCAGGACGCTTTGGAGATCCTGCTCTTTATTATCTGCATCCTCCTGTCCGCTTTTTTTTCCAGTTCGGAAGTTGCGCTTATCTCGATCCACCGGGCAAAAGTGCGGACGCTTGTCAATGAAGGAAAACCCGGTTCACAGGCAGTAGCTGCCCTCAAGGAATCCCCGGAACACCTGCTTATCACCATCCTTATCGGGAACAATATTGTCAATGTTGCAGCCGCTTCACTAGCAACAGCAATTGCGATCCAGATGTTTGGGGACCTTGGGGTGGGGATTGCCACCGGGTTTGTCGTCATCGTGCTGCTCGTCTTTGGCGAGATCGGCCCCAAGATCTATGCTGCACACGCGTCAGATTCCTTTGCCCTGATGGTGGCACCGGTCATCCTCTTCCTCTCCCGTCTCTTTACCCCGATCATCTGGGTTGTCGAACGGGTCAGCCCGAAACTGGGTATCGGAAAAGAATTTGCAGAACCGGTAGTCACGGAAGAGGAGATCAAGGAATGGATCGATGTGGGCAAGGAAGAGGGCACGATCGAGCAGGGCGAGCAGGACATGCTCTACTCGGTGCTCGAATTTGCGGATACCACCGCCCGGGAGATCATGACGCCCCGGGTCAATGTCATTCTCATGGAAGATACGGTCAGCTTTGAAGAGGCGATCAGGATCTTCAACGAGACCGGGTTCTCGCGTATTCCCGTGTTCCACGAGCAGATCGACAATATCACTGGTATCTTAAATGTCAAGGATGTCTTTTCCGCGATGGTCTCCCGGCGCAAGGACTCGGCAATAAAAGAAGTGATGTACGACCCGATGTTTGTGCCCGAAACCCAGAAAATCGATGACCTGTTAAAGGAACTGCAGGTGCACCGGGTGCAGATGGCAGTTGTCATCGATGAGTACAGCAGTTTTGTCGGGATCGTTACGGTTGAGGATATATTAGAAGAACTCGTCGGCGATATCATGGATGAGTATGACAAAGAAGAGCCCGAAGTGCAGGAACTTGCACCGGGGGTTTATGTAGTCGATGCCCAGACGTGGGTTGAGGATATTAACGAGCGAATGCACCTTACGCTCCCGACCGATGAGACCTACGAGACGATCGGGGGACTCATCATTGACCGGCTCGGGCATCTCCCCAAACATCCCGGCGAGAAGGTGGATATTGCGATCGGCAATGGTGTCACGCTCGTAGTCATGCAGATGCACGGGCGCAGGATCGTGAAAGTGAAGATCGTGGTCCATCCTGAACCCCAGGATGCAAAGCGTAACGAATAA
- a CDS encoding sugar phosphate isomerase/epimerase family protein: MVSFSVASMFFHEYTTPEIFSFVSRTGLNAMEFWLETPHFWLRDLPVDEVIACRNAHPGLPVLTVHSPILDLNPCSINPEVADISIEYAVRSLRIAEQLGAPVLTVHPGRRTAKRPPSDADFVRFDHYISVLREAAAESHTKIGMENMEPIVNSLLCTPERVRELLDDEPWLFFTLDVAHAFSRSEAEALRYIELCHDRLINVHISRFDHGKAHFSLDRYASMAQVMECLKDHRFDGCLTLEIEDLNFNSPLSAEEKIAVLARDCAFMKECMK, encoded by the coding sequence ATGGTTTCGTTCTCCGTTGCAAGCATGTTCTTTCACGAGTACACGACTCCCGAAATTTTTTCTTTTGTCTCCCGCACGGGTCTGAACGCGATGGAGTTCTGGTTAGAGACACCCCATTTCTGGCTCCGCGACCTTCCGGTGGATGAGGTGATCGCGTGCAGGAACGCTCACCCCGGGCTCCCGGTGCTGACCGTGCACTCCCCGATCCTTGATTTAAATCCCTGTTCCATCAATCCGGAGGTAGCGGACATATCCATAGAGTATGCAGTCCGTTCCTTACGGATTGCCGAACAACTCGGTGCTCCCGTACTTACGGTCCATCCCGGCCGGCGCACCGCAAAGCGTCCCCCGAGTGATGCGGATTTTGTCCGCTTTGATCATTATATCTCTGTATTGCGCGAGGCAGCGGCGGAAAGTCATACGAAAATCGGCATGGAAAATATGGAGCCGATCGTCAACTCGCTGCTCTGTACCCCGGAGCGTGTACGGGAGCTCCTTGACGATGAACCCTGGCTGTTTTTCACGCTCGATGTGGCGCATGCTTTTTCCCGGTCTGAAGCAGAGGCGCTCCGGTATATCGAACTCTGCCATGACCGTCTCATCAATGTGCATATCAGCCGGTTCGATCACGGCAAGGCGCATTTCTCACTCGACCGGTATGCATCCATGGCACAGGTCATGGAGTGCTTAAAAGATCACCGGTTCGATGGCTGCCTTACCCTTGAGATCGAGGACCTGAATTTTAACAGCCCGCTCTCCGCAGAAGAAAAGATCGCGGTACTTGCCCGGGATTGCGCATTTATGAAAGAATGCATGAAATAG
- the xseA gene encoding exodeoxyribonuclease VII large subunit encodes MDWFNKPDESPGGKTAPLMVSELSAIIEDLLDDARLQGVWVKGEVTNYTHHSRGHRYFSLSEKGGGSTAAVIKCVMWRSDAERLQFSPAEGMEVIVSGTVRLYAPHGSYQLQVKELKKAGLGEKYLLVEQWKRELAAEGCFASEKKRPLPAFPEKIGIVTSETGAVIHDIRTVITRRFPAEIIISPTAVQGEEAHREIAQAIRRLSGRVDVVIVARGGGSFEDLFAFNHPDVVRAIAACPVPVVSAIGHEVDVTLADLAADLRAPTPSAAAELVVPDRAVLLLQLHELKSLMIATVQGRIAWAREELIGMRDRLRPQRFLHRIEERKTTTADLADRLDRACMTRIERERLLLAGTKTALESRSPLAVLARGYCVAEKNGAIVKRVDGIAQNDRMKIRFYDGNTDVIVERVDHERNL; translated from the coding sequence ATGGACTGGTTCAACAAGCCCGATGAATCCCCCGGTGGAAAAACCGCACCCCTCATGGTGTCGGAGCTCTCGGCCATCATCGAAGACCTCCTCGACGATGCCCGCCTGCAGGGTGTCTGGGTAAAAGGCGAAGTGACCAACTATACGCATCATTCACGGGGTCACCGCTACTTTTCCCTTTCAGAAAAAGGTGGCGGCAGTACCGCGGCGGTCATCAAATGTGTGATGTGGCGCTCCGATGCTGAGCGCCTGCAGTTCTCCCCAGCAGAGGGCATGGAAGTGATCGTATCCGGAACGGTCCGCCTGTACGCACCGCATGGTTCGTACCAGCTCCAGGTAAAAGAGTTAAAGAAGGCCGGTCTGGGCGAGAAGTACCTGCTCGTGGAACAATGGAAGCGGGAGCTGGCCGCAGAGGGGTGCTTTGCCTCGGAAAAGAAACGCCCCCTCCCGGCATTTCCGGAAAAAATCGGGATTGTCACCTCAGAGACGGGAGCCGTTATTCATGATATCAGGACGGTGATTACCCGGCGCTTCCCGGCAGAGATCATCATCTCACCGACCGCGGTTCAGGGAGAAGAAGCGCATCGCGAGATTGCGCAGGCAATCCGGCGTCTCAGCGGGCGTGTGGATGTCGTGATTGTTGCACGGGGTGGCGGGAGCTTTGAAGATCTCTTTGCCTTCAATCACCCGGATGTCGTGCGGGCAATCGCTGCCTGCCCGGTCCCGGTTGTCAGTGCGATCGGCCACGAAGTGGATGTGACCTTAGCCGATCTCGCCGCAGACCTGCGTGCACCCACCCCTTCAGCAGCAGCTGAACTGGTGGTACCTGACCGTGCGGTCCTCCTCCTGCAGCTGCATGAGCTCAAATCCCTGATGATCGCAACCGTACAGGGAAGAATCGCGTGGGCCCGGGAGGAACTTATCGGCATGCGCGACCGGTTGCGCCCCCAGCGGTTTTTGCACCGGATCGAAGAGCGCAAAACAACCACTGCGGATCTTGCGGACCGGCTTGACAGGGCCTGCATGACACGCATTGAGCGCGAACGCCTGCTCCTTGCCGGGACAAAAACTGCGCTTGAAAGCAGGAGCCCGCTCGCTGTCCTTGCCCGGGGATATTGCGTGGCAGAGAAGAATGGCGCAATCGTAAAACGTGTTGACGGGATCGCACAGAACGACCGGATGAAAATCCGGTTTTATGACGGAAACACCGATGTAATCGTGGAGCGTGTGGACCATGAAAGAAACCTATGA
- the xseB gene encoding exodeoxyribonuclease VII small subunit, producing MKETYETKTEQLRQIIEKIEDGKTGLDESMRLYEQGAVLVKQCETMLAEAEVRITTLSRDA from the coding sequence ATGAAAGAAACCTATGAGACAAAAACGGAACAGCTGAGACAGATCATTGAAAAGATTGAAGACGGAAAGACCGGTCTTGATGAGAGCATGCGGCTCTATGAACAGGGTGCGGTACTGGTAAAGCAGTGCGAGACCATGCTTGCCGAAGCAGAAGTACGGATCACGACCCTCAGCCGGGACGCGTAG
- a CDS encoding DUF371 domain-containing protein codes for MEAQEIIHCRGHPLVSGNHPTTFEVTAESHLTSTGNCIIGIAADKGCAGLSSEFKKVLSHDDARLLTRLACGESEVEIHSRGSSQFTLTHPTDMVWRRSGFVCGRTIGIHSDRVAATLPDALIKNLIAEKTMIVTLTATRPG; via the coding sequence ATGGAGGCACAGGAAATAATTCATTGCCGTGGTCACCCGCTGGTATCCGGCAACCACCCGACAACCTTTGAAGTAACCGCGGAGTCGCACCTGACGAGCACGGGCAACTGTATCATCGGGATTGCCGCAGACAAAGGTTGTGCCGGGCTCTCATCTGAATTTAAAAAAGTGCTCTCGCACGATGATGCGCGTCTGCTGACCCGGCTTGCGTGCGGGGAAAGTGAAGTGGAGATCCATTCCCGGGGTTCATCCCAGTTCACCCTGACGCACCCGACCGACATGGTCTGGCGCAGGAGCGGTTTTGTGTGCGGGCGGACGATCGGTATCCATTCGGACCGGGTCGCTGCCACATTGCCGGATGCGTTGATCAAAAACCTGATCGCGGAAAAAACAATGATCGTAACCCTGACGGCTACGCGTCCCGGCTGA
- a CDS encoding HVO_0476 family zinc finger protein, protein MFITAHCPECGDETEHEVVAESRDKLVRCTTCGHHQRIPKEREPQSLLIKTIISREGTSIVGAIELAEDDECSVEEHLVAECGDDAFGVQVASIELAGDKRVQRAKAKDILTLWTRAIEQVVVKISIHDGRKTIPVYLPCEGEQEFTVGEKYVVSGKRFQISHLKLRDGPLMRKEGWKTVAHRIKRIYGVRS, encoded by the coding sequence ATGTTTATTACCGCCCATTGCCCGGAGTGCGGGGATGAGACCGAACACGAAGTAGTAGCCGAATCCCGCGATAAGCTGGTCCGGTGCACTACCTGCGGTCACCACCAGCGGATTCCAAAAGAGCGTGAGCCGCAATCCCTGCTCATCAAAACGATCATCTCCCGTGAAGGAACCTCGATTGTCGGGGCCATCGAACTCGCAGAAGATGACGAATGCAGCGTAGAAGAACACCTTGTCGCGGAATGCGGGGATGATGCATTCGGCGTCCAGGTCGCCTCCATTGAATTGGCCGGGGACAAGCGGGTGCAGCGGGCCAAGGCAAAGGATATCCTTACCCTCTGGACACGGGCCATCGAGCAGGTGGTAGTCAAGATCTCCATCCACGATGGCAGGAAGACCATTCCGGTGTATCTGCCCTGCGAGGGGGAACAGGAATTTACCGTAGGTGAGAAGTACGTGGTTTCGGGAAAGAGGTTCCAGATCTCCCACCTCAAACTCCGGGACGGACCCCTGATGCGAAAGGAAGGCTGGAAGACCGTAGCGCACCGGATCAAGCGTATCTACGGTGTCCGGTCGTAA
- a CDS encoding thioredoxin family protein, producing the protein MAVRVICFYQPGCMGCMEQTPINREVEKNLAVKIEEIDAVKNPQMIKQYGLKVTPTIVILINDVVKEQFEGVVHTEQLEAALKKYR; encoded by the coding sequence ATGGCAGTGCGTGTGATCTGTTTTTACCAGCCGGGATGCATGGGGTGTATGGAGCAGACCCCGATCAACCGGGAAGTGGAAAAAAACCTGGCCGTCAAAATCGAAGAGATAGATGCGGTGAAAAACCCCCAGATGATCAAACAATACGGGTTAAAAGTGACACCGACTATCGTGATCCTGATCAATGACGTGGTCAAAGAGCAGTTTGAAGGAGTTGTCCATACAGAGCAGCTCGAAGCGGCCCTGAAAAAATACCGGTAA
- a CDS encoding CBS domain-containing protein, which yields MDKKKVKDYMTYDVVSIDLHSTAKDVTEKIQKTNHDGFPVVDGDVVVGYISARDLLFIQPGSSVEQVMSGNLIVADPDMDINDAARVIFRSGIQKLPVVDEKNHLLGIISNSDVIRSQIEHVSPEKVFNFISTLKKLYGVDPALDRGTVPVTDLLPTQSKIYEDELEGRMYEIKKGLAEPIIVVRRPGRIILVDGHHRAIAAKRLGITALDAYIIEIKEDIELGMERTAAAMNLKTLDDVQVLDYARHPLVAITHRLVRRV from the coding sequence ATGGACAAGAAGAAGGTCAAGGATTATATGACGTATGATGTCGTCAGTATTGATCTTCATAGCACAGCAAAAGACGTCACCGAGAAGATCCAGAAAACAAACCATGACGGATTTCCGGTTGTTGACGGTGATGTGGTGGTGGGTTATATTTCAGCCCGCGATCTCCTGTTTATCCAGCCCGGATCCTCCGTTGAGCAGGTGATGTCCGGGAACCTCATCGTTGCTGACCCGGACATGGATATCAACGATGCAGCACGGGTGATCTTCAGGTCCGGCATCCAGAAGCTGCCGGTAGTTGATGAGAAAAACCACTTGCTGGGCATCATCTCCAACTCGGATGTGATACGCTCCCAGATCGAGCATGTATCCCCGGAAAAAGTGTTTAATTTTATCTCAACGCTTAAAAAACTCTACGGGGTGGATCCCGCCTTGGATCGCGGAACGGTGCCGGTAACAGATCTCCTGCCCACCCAGTCAAAAATTTATGAAGATGAGCTGGAAGGGAGAATGTATGAGATCAAAAAAGGCCTTGCCGAACCGATTATCGTTGTAAGACGCCCGGGCAGGATCATCCTTGTCGATGGCCATCACCGGGCGATTGCAGCAAAGCGCCTCGGGATTACTGCACTGGATGCCTATATCATCGAGATAAAAGAGGATATCGAGCTCGGCATGGAACGGACTGCGGCTGCGATGAATTTAAAGACGCTGGACGATGTGCAGGTGCTCGATTACGCCCGCCACCCGCTGGTTGCAATCACCCACCGGCTGGTCCGGAGAGTGTAA
- a CDS encoding NDP-sugar synthase, whose protein sequence is MKVCIMCGGEGTRLRPLTFERPKPCIPIVNRPSIHHLVSHLSNLGFREVVLTLGYMGSAIEEALGDGSLFGVEITYVHEESKLGTAGSVKNAQKYLDGQDFLVVGGDHVTDLNVLEFYRSHQKQKATTSIGLISIDDPSEYGIAEIDVSYEIKRFKEKPAPGEIFSNLASTGMYVCSPEIFDHIPAGTRYDFARDLFPSLMDQGYVIKGWLARGNWTDVGSPHSLRQAERWKLQDLTFTDIIGNLSMHGAQVQGPVQLGDSITLGKNTKVIGPVSIGPGTTIGDNVLIGPYTSMGDKCIIRNNSKIFSSSLYNRVIVGANSTISGSIIDNDTHIGEHCSIENDTVIGPRVVLRDHVVVHSKTRLWPEVVVPDGMIVKEHVLNEKFDLRYDGS, encoded by the coding sequence ATGAAGGTGTGTATTATGTGCGGGGGCGAGGGCACCCGGCTCCGCCCGCTCACGTTTGAACGGCCAAAACCCTGTATTCCGATTGTTAACCGCCCATCAATTCATCATCTCGTCTCACACCTGTCAAACCTGGGCTTTCGGGAGGTTGTCCTTACCCTTGGCTATATGGGGAGTGCTATTGAAGAAGCACTCGGTGATGGTTCGCTCTTCGGGGTTGAGATCACGTACGTCCACGAGGAGTCCAAGCTGGGAACTGCCGGGAGTGTAAAAAATGCCCAGAAGTATCTCGATGGACAGGATTTTCTTGTCGTCGGTGGCGACCATGTTACGGACTTAAACGTGCTCGAGTTTTACCGTTCGCACCAGAAGCAGAAGGCTACAACATCGATTGGCTTGATCTCGATTGACGATCCAAGTGAGTATGGTATCGCTGAGATCGATGTGAGCTACGAGATAAAAAGGTTCAAGGAAAAACCGGCTCCCGGTGAGATCTTCTCAAATCTTGCCAGTACCGGTATGTATGTATGCAGTCCGGAGATTTTTGATCATATCCCTGCGGGAACCCGGTATGATTTCGCCCGTGATCTCTTCCCCTCACTGATGGATCAGGGATACGTGATCAAAGGCTGGCTCGCACGCGGGAACTGGACAGACGTGGGAAGCCCGCACTCGCTTCGCCAGGCCGAACGCTGGAAACTGCAGGATCTCACGTTCACCGACATTATCGGTAATCTGTCGATGCACGGAGCACAGGTGCAGGGTCCCGTCCAGCTCGGCGATTCGATCACACTGGGGAAGAATACCAAGGTGATCGGTCCGGTTTCTATCGGCCCGGGAACTACCATCGGGGATAATGTCCTGATCGGCCCGTATACGAGCATGGGAGATAAGTGTATTATCCGGAATAATTCCAAGATCTTCTCATCATCGCTGTATAACCGGGTCATTGTCGGGGCGAACAGCACGATCTCGGGAAGTATCATCGATAATGACACGCACATCGGGGAACACTGCAGTATTGAAAACGACACCGTGATCGGCCCCCGCGTGGTGCTGCGGGATCATGTGGTTGTCCATTCCAAGACACGCCTCTGGCCCGAAGTAGTTGTACCGGACGGGATGATTGTAAAAGAGCATGTGCTCAATGAGAAATTTGACCTGCGGTATGACGGGTCATAA